Proteins from a genomic interval of Acetobacterium woodii DSM 1030:
- a CDS encoding LysE/ArgO family amino acid transporter encodes MYYFLQGTLMGFAYVAPIGMQNMFVINGALAHSRKQAVLVGLSVAFFDVTLALSCFYGIGALMDHYDWLKKLVLLIGSLIIIYIGISLIKAKTDVNRQESSVLSLRKLVVSAFVVTWFNPQALIDGTMMLGAFRVSLPTDDAHFFIIGVAFASFIWFNGLALTSSFFGNLIKGKVLRYLNLACGSVIIIYGLLLMLRLIQMIV; translated from the coding sequence ATGTATTATTTTTTACAAGGCACTCTTATGGGGTTTGCTTATGTCGCCCCGATTGGAATGCAAAATATGTTTGTAATTAACGGCGCTTTGGCTCATAGCCGAAAACAAGCTGTTTTGGTTGGGTTAAGCGTTGCTTTTTTCGATGTTACCCTGGCACTTTCCTGTTTCTATGGTATTGGCGCCCTGATGGATCATTATGACTGGTTAAAAAAGCTGGTCTTGTTGATCGGCAGTTTGATCATCATTTATATTGGCATCTCATTGATTAAAGCTAAAACTGATGTCAACCGTCAAGAAAGTTCGGTCTTATCGCTCCGTAAACTGGTTGTCTCCGCCTTTGTAGTGACCTGGTTCAATCCCCAGGCATTGATCGACGGAACCATGATGTTAGGCGCTTTTCGCGTCTCTCTGCCAACGGATGATGCCCACTTTTTTATTATTGGTGTCGCCTTTGCCTCTTTTATCTGGTTTAATGGCCTCGCCTTAACCTCATCATTTTTTGGCAATCTTATCAAAGGTAAGGTTTTACGTTATCTCAATCTTGCTTGTGGCAGTGTTATTATTATTTACGGTCTTTTACTGATGCTGCGACTGATTCAAATGATCGTTTAA
- a CDS encoding alpha/beta hydrolase encodes MSKYPIHRDFKKYEKIKTPISPILLPLMNGMIETSFNKRKPDNGVREIKKKIPGYQNESIEIIIYEPEACAGILPCLIYLHGGAFVLKSAAFHKHLICEYVLRTPCKVVFVDYRLAPKYPFPVGVEDAYAAFKWVYENAEAIAIDPAKIAIGGDSAGGALAAAVCLMARDRKAPRICFQMLIYPVTDARQITESVKEFIDTPLWNGKQNQKMWQLYLGQDVHFNKAYASPMEADSFDNLPAAYIEVAEFDCLRDEGINYAEALKESGVLVELNQTRGTIHGFEVAEDSEIVKQSLSKRIKTLKRGFSETMRNQKG; translated from the coding sequence TTGAGCAAATACCCAATCCATCGTGATTTTAAAAAATATGAAAAGATCAAAACCCCGATATCGCCAATCCTTTTGCCATTAATGAATGGCATGATAGAGACAAGCTTTAATAAAAGGAAACCAGATAACGGGGTGCGTGAAATTAAAAAAAAGATTCCGGGTTATCAGAACGAATCAATTGAGATTATTATTTACGAACCCGAAGCGTGTGCAGGAATCTTACCCTGTCTGATTTATCTTCATGGCGGAGCTTTTGTTTTAAAATCGGCCGCATTTCATAAACATTTGATTTGTGAATATGTATTAAGAACACCCTGTAAGGTGGTTTTTGTTGATTATCGACTGGCCCCCAAATATCCCTTTCCAGTTGGAGTTGAAGATGCCTATGCTGCATTTAAATGGGTTTATGAAAATGCCGAAGCAATCGCCATTGATCCCGCTAAAATTGCGATCGGCGGTGACAGTGCCGGTGGAGCGCTGGCGGCAGCGGTGTGTTTAATGGCGCGTGATCGTAAAGCACCGCGAATCTGCTTTCAGATGTTGATCTACCCGGTAACCGATGCCCGACAGATAACGGAATCGGTCAAAGAATTTATCGATACGCCGCTTTGGAATGGGAAACAGAATCAAAAAATGTGGCAGCTTTATCTGGGACAGGATGTTCATTTTAACAAAGCATATGCTTCTCCGATGGAAGCCGATTCTTTTGACAATTTGCCGGCGGCCTACATTGAGGTTGCCGAATTTGATTGCCTGCGAGATGAAGGGATTAATTATGCAGAGGCTTTAAAAGAAAGTGGTGTTTTGGTTGAACTGAATCAGACCAGGGGAACCATTCATGGATTTGAAGTAGCAGAAGACAGTGAAATCGTTAAGCAGAGTTTGAGCAAGCGGATAAAGACATTAAAACGCGGTTTTTCTGAGACAATGAGGAATCAAAAGGGATGA